A window from Vigna angularis cultivar LongXiaoDou No.4 chromosome 7, ASM1680809v1, whole genome shotgun sequence encodes these proteins:
- the LOC108336188 gene encoding uncharacterized protein LOC108336188 codes for MGHCFSKPRSNEIAINYDSPPHHRYQPRANPPPRRTQQQHQNQPHLRPRYPYSAPNSDPSLSIAPSSSFSDQSRILDKPYFDISALYVLERELGRGQFGITRLCTEKTTGRKYACKSIPKRRLTKKKQIEDVKREILILQHLSGQPNIVEFKGAYEDWQNVHLVMELCLGGELFDRITAKGSYSESEAASIFRQIVNVVHACHFMGVMHRDLKPENFLLANKDPKAPLKATDFGLSVFIEEGRVYKEVVGSAYYVAPEVLRRSYGKEIDVWSAGIILYILLSGVPPFWAETEKGIFDAILEGKLDLESAPWPSISTAAKDLIRKMLKHDPRKRITAAEALEHPWMKEGGEASDKPIDNAVLTRMKQFRAMNKMKKLALKVIAENLSEEEIKGLKQMFNNMDTDRSGTITYEELKSGLTKLGSKLSEYEIKQLMEAADVDNSGTIDYQEFITATINRHKLEKEENLYKAFQYFDKDNSGYITREELRQALTEYQMGDEATIDEVIDDVDTDNDGKINYQEFVAMMRKGILDIDEKEKPRYFFLTIISLYVIIRYTYSRVLIKELVRQKQLQFAWEKERVMGVGFSKVLTHTTDDEIPISSTDSAPQLTYKQPRKNLPFPRSLVPPPMPTQCSSQTGPVLGKPYVKIKHTYEMKQELGRGKFGVTYLCVEKATGISYACKSIAKKGPQEVENVRREVMILQHLSGQHNIVEFKGAYEDRENVHLVMELCSGGELFDRIVAKGRHSEREAATVMRQIVKVVDVCHIMGVMHRDLKPENFLFATKDEDAPLKLTDFGSSVFFHTGEVYKDIVGNAYYMAPEVLKRNYGKEIDVWNAGVILYILLSGVPPFWAETEKGVFDDVLGVKLDMDSEPWPSTSDAAKDLIRKMLTYDPKERITAAEALEHPWLKEGGEASEKHPDSAVLSRMEKFKAMNQMKKLAMKVIAENLSEEETKGPRQMFNNMDTDGSGTITFEELKSGLSRLGSLPSESEIRQLLNAIGNDKNGTINYYEFVAATMDRHRLEKGGSLFKAFHYFDKDDKGYITRDELREAITVHQMGDEATIDGVFEDVDSDKDGKINYEEFMSMMRNEC; via the exons ATGGGACACTGTTTCAGCAAACCCCGCAGCAACGAAATAGCAATCAACTATGATTCACCGCCCCATCATCGTTATCAGCCTCGTGCAAACCCACCACCACGAAGAACCCAACAACAACACCAAAACCAACCTCATCTTCGACCTCGTTATCCCTACTCTGCTCCAAACTCCGACCCTTCTCTTTCCATCGCTCCTTCATCATCATTCTCTGATCAGTCACGAATTCTGGATAAACCGTACTTCGACATCAGCGCCCTTTACGTTCTGGAGAGGGAACTGGGGAGGGGTCAATTCGGGATCACTCGTCTTTGCACCGAGAAGACCACCGGAAGGAAGTATGCCTGCAAGTCCATTCCAAAGCGGAGGCTAACCAAaaagaagcaaattgaagatGTCAAGAGGGAAATTCTGATCCTGCAGCACCTCTCTGGTCAACCCAACATCGTTGAGTTCAAGGGTGCTTACGAGGATTGGCAGAATGTGCATTTGGTGATGGAGTTGTGTTTGGGTGGCGAGCTTTTCGATCGCATCACTGCAAAGGGTAGTTACTCCGAGAGTGAAGCTGCTTCCATATTCAGACAAATCGTGAATGTGGTTCATGCATGTCATTTTATGGGAGTCATGCATAGAGACCTTAAGCCAGAAAATTTCTTGCTTGCCAATAAGGATCCCAAGGCACCGTTGAAAGCCACCGATTTTGGATTGTCCGTCTTCATTGAAGAAG GTAGAGTGTATAAGGAGGTTGTTGGAAGTGCATACTATGTGGCTCCGGAGGTGTTAAGGAGGAGTTATGGAAAAGAAATAGATGTGTGGAGTGCAGGAATAATTTTATACATCCTTCTAAGTGGAGTGCCTCCATTTTGGGCTG AAACGGAGAAGGGAATATTTGATGCAATTCTGGAAGGCAAGCTTGATCTGGAGAGCGCACCATGGCCTTCTATTTCAACTGCTGCAAAGGATCTGATCAGAAAAATGTTGAAACATGACCCTAGGAAACGCATTACAGCTGCTGAAGCCCTTG AACACCCGTGGATGAAGGAGGGCGGTGAAGCGTCTGACAAACCTATAGACAATGCTGTTTTAACTAGGATGAAACAGTTCAGAGCAATGAACAAGATGAAGAAACTTGCTCTAAAG gTTATAGCAGAAAACCTTTCAGAGGAGGAAATCAAGGGCTTGAAACAAATGTTCAACAATATGGACACTGATCGCAGTGGCACAATCACATACGAGGAACTCAAATCTGGATTGACCAAGTTGGGATCCAAGCTTAGTGAATATGAAATAAAGCAGCTAATGGAAGCT GCTGATGTTGACAACAGTGGAACTATTGACTATCAAGAATTCATCACTGCCACTATAAACCGGCATAAACTGGAGAAGGAAGAGAATCTGTACAAGGCTTTTCAATACTTTGACAAGGACAACAGTGG ATATATAACAAGAGAAGAGCTTAGACAAGCATTGACTGAATATCAGATGGGAGATGAGGCAACTATAGATGAAGTGATCGATGATGTGGATACTGATAAC GATGGGAAAATAAATTACCAGGAGTTTGTGGCAATGATGAGAAAGGGGATTCTGGATATTGATGAGAAGGAGAAACCACGATA CTTTTTTTTAACAATCATATCCTTATATGTAATTATAAGATATACTTATAGTAGAGTATTAAT AAAAGAACTTGTAAGGCAGAAACAGCTTCAGTTTGCCTGGGAGAAAGAGAGAGTCATGGGAGTGGGATTCTCAAAGGTGTTAACACACACAACAGACGATGAAATTCCAATTTCTTCGACAGATTCTGCTCCTCAACTCACCTACAAACAACCTAGGAAAAACCTGCCTTTTCCACGTTCTCTTGTTCCTCCTCCCATGCCAACCCAATGTTCTTCACAGACAGGACCTGTTCTTGGGAAGCCTTACGTTAAAATAAAGCACACGTACGAGATGAAGCAAGAGCTGGGAAGAGGCAAGTTTGGCGTGACTTATCTGTGTGTAGAGAAGGCCACAGGAATTTCTTATGCATGCAAATCCATAGCAAAGAAGGGTCCGCAAGAAGTTGAGAATGTTAGAAGAGAAGTTATGATTCTGCAGCATCTTTCGGGGCAACATAACATAGTGGAATTCAAGGGAGCTTACGAGGATAGGGAGAACGTGCATCTGGTGATGGAATTGTGCAGTGGAGGTGAACTCTTTGACCGTATTGTTGCAAAAGGCAGACACTCGGAGCGTGAAGCAGCCACTGTGATGAGACAGATTGTGAAGGTGGTCGACGTGTGTCATATCATGGGTGTGATGCATCGAGACCTCAAGCCAGAGAATTTCTTGTTCGCCACCAAGGACGAGGATGCCCCTTTGAAACTCACGGATTTTGGATCCTCTGTCTTCTTTCACACTG GTGAGGTGTATAAAGATATTGTTGGAAATGCATATTACATGGCTCCTGAGGTTTTGAAACGAAATTACGGAAAGGAGATAGATGTTTGGAATGCAGGAGTCATTTTATACATTCTCTTAAGTGGGGTGCCTCCATTTTGGGCTG AAACCGAGAAAGGCGTGTTTGATGATGTTTTGGGTGTTAAGTTAGATATGGATAGCGAGCCATGGCCTTCTACATCAGACGCTGCAAAAGATCTGATCAGAAAAATGCTTACTTATGACCCTAAGGAACGGATTACAGCTGCTGAGGCCCTTG AACATCCATGGTTGAAAGAAGGTGGTGAAGCATCAGAAAAGCATCCAGACAGTGCTGTTTTAAGTAGGATGGAAAAGTTTAAAGCAATGAACCAGATGAAGAAGCTTGCAATGAAG GTAATAGCAGAAAATCTTTCAGAGGAAGAAACAAAGGGCCCCAGACAAATGTTCAACAATATGGATACTGACGGCAGTGGCACTATCACATTTGAAGAACTCAAATCTGGATTATCCAGATTGGGTTCCCTGCCTAGTGAATCTGAAATAAGGCAGCTATTGAATGCT ATTGGTAATGACAAGAATGGAACAATTAACTATTATGAATTCGTTGCTGCCACCATGGATCGACACAGACTGGAGAAGGGGGGGAGTTTGTTCAAGGCTTTTCATTACTTTGACAAGGATGACAAGGG TTATATAACGAGAGATGAACTTAGGGAAGCTATCACTGTACACCAAATGGGAGATGAAGCTACGATAGATGGAGTCTTCGAGGATGTAGACTCTGACAAA GATGGGAAAATTAACTATGAGGAATTTATGAGCATGATGAGAAACGAATGCTGA